The segment gttggactgcaaagaaagctgagctctgaagaatagatgcttttgaactgtggtgttggagaagactcttgagagtcccttggagtgcaaggagatccaaccagtctattctaaaggagatcagccctgggatttctttggaaggaatgatgctaaagctgaaactccagtactttggccacctcatgcaaagagtagactcattggaaaagactctgatgctgggagggattgcaggcaggaggagaaggggacgatagaggatgagatggctggatggcatcaccgactcaatggacgtgagtttgagtgaagtccaggagttggtgatggacagggaggcctggtgtgctgcaattcatgggtcgcaaagagttggacacgactgagcgactgaactgactgactgaattgaGAGGTTTCACATTAGGAGGACTAATCACATTAGGTGTTAGCTTATTTGGGAACAAACCCATATTCATCTGCCTGCCAAGACATCGTCATGGATGGTGTTGGGAGTCTAGTCTTCCGATGCCTGTTTGACCTTGAATGGTCTGGAGATACTGCACTGAGAGTAGGAGATGTGGGTGGGGGGTGCTTGTTTGATTTGTAGATTCATCTCATGACCTTTTGAAATAGCATTTCTTTCTAGTTAGTTCAGAAgctttctcttctgcttttgatTTTGCTGATTTggtcagtgggaaaaaaaaatattgctaataaTCTCATTATCAcagctgtatttttaaataaagtaagtaGATAGGAGATCAAGGCTGTTAACTTTAAACCATCATTTGGTAGCTATCAGTGTCTGGTTTAGCCTTTTAGGGTTGCTGTTCTTTCTCGGTTGATGAAACAGTCAAATATGCAAGGGTGTATTTCTCATCTTTGTTCCCATCTTTGTTGTTGGTTTCTCAGAGGATTACCATCTGCTGCAAAAACATCCTTGGGTTGATGAATGGGTCATCCTCAGGTCCggctttctttgtctctctcctccccttttccatctcctcctcctctcgcTTCTTGCCCATGTGTCCATCCTCAGTCTCATAAACACATCAAGTCTCTGTGTCTTTGATTGTTGAGGCCATGCTGgcaatttctgttttcttcttctgtcaGTGTCTCCAGGAGCAATGTGTGCACAAAGACAAAATGCCTTTCAGAGGAGGCTACATCCTCATTTCAGGACATCAGATTGAAGGCCGTTCAGCTGTACCTGACGCTGGTTCTCTCGGCAGCCTGGAGATTAACCTCTTCTAAGGCTCTGCGCTATTTTTGAGGTAGAGTCTGCAACAACATTAAAGCTAGAACCCATTAGGAAATCACTTTCatcatctcttctttttccaaatcagggccttttttttttctgatctccTAACCCTTTAATCTCCTTTGTAGCAGAACAAGAAGGCTGTTGATTTGTGTTTGCATCCAGTGAAGTCTGAATCCTTGATAACAGCTTTGGAAGACACCAAGATATTAGAGACCCGTGTGGAGAGATGAATTTCATCTCGGGGTGGATGACTTAATGCCAAAGGTGTCCTGCTTTCCTTGGGCAGAACTGTCATTTTTTGGGTGGATGTAGTGAGAAGGAGGCTCAAACTTTCCAAAAGACAGACAGCAGAAAGCCTTCTGTTACATTATTTCTAAAGGCTTGAAGTTTTGAAGGGAAGAGATTTTGTTTTCCTCTCGGCTACACAATGGAGCTTTCAGAGAACCTCTTTTAAAAGGAATAGCTACAGCCTTTGTGTTGAAGGGTGTGCCTGTTGGCAGGGTCTGCTGATGCAGACAGACTGGCTGGTGATTAACAAAGGTCATTAGACTTTGGAATCCGGCAAGCAGAGTCGGATGGTATGTCTTCTGTGTGTGGAAGGACGACTCCCAAGAAGCCAAGGCATTCTGGAGGTTCCCCCCCCCTCCAGCACACCCCCAAAGGCTGCTGGAGAACAGGGTCATGTCCAGGAACGTCCTGCAGTAACCAGGGCTGTGCTGGGATGAACGTACCAGCCCATCAATCATGGGATAAAAGAACCTTCGGGAGATCCTTGGTGAATGACATGTGAGGAGGAGAAAGGTGCTGCTTTTTCGGGAAGGAGTGAAAACAGTTCCTTCTTTGTTgagaggaggagggcagaggaggggccCAGACTGCTCCTctcctgtttcctctgcctgtcaGCCTGGCAGCATCCATCCCAGAGAAGCCATGTTGTGCTCGGAGGGGAAGCTCTGAGCTAAAATGGCCGCTCCTAAAGCTCAGAGGACTAGGGCAGCTTAGTGAGACTTAGAGCTTCAGTGACGCAGGAGCTCCTATCTCTTGAAAGTGTGATAAACACATTCAGCAGAGCTGTGGCTTGTTTGGCTGAGATGAAAGGACTAAGCTGGGGGGATGGGGAGCGCACCCTGGATGATCCGCCTTTTTGCTGTGAAGTGTTCTAAATGCAGGAGTCGTCTGCACTATGGAAAAATTTGTTTTCAGGTCTAATGGGCTGTGCGAAAAGGAGAAGTGGGGTGGGGCGTCCGTGTCGGCTGTAATTTGATCCAGAGCTGATAGCAACCTCTTCCACACAATTTGGGTTGGTGCTGAGACAGAAAAAAGCTGGTGTGGCCCGGAACATGGAGGCTGAGTTAGCTGAAAAGAAGTCTGGTGCACAGTTCAGGGTTTATTGAAAAAGGAGAAACTGCTGGGTGAAAGGAGAGAAGGTAAATAAGTGCCTCTCGCCCTACGAGCGCAGGCTGTCCAGAGCTGGACTTGCCAGGAGTTATTTTCACAGGCTATCAGCAGGAGCATTCTTTCAGAGAAAATCCTCCTGTCATAGCTCCTTTCACTACATTGACAGATTCCTCGACTTTATTCCCCTTGCAGAAATAATTGATCTTTTACAATAAAAGTATAGGAAGGTGCTAAATACGATCAATGTAGTGAAAGGTTTGGCTGTGGCTTTTGTGCTTGGACATCTGGTTCTAGATTACGGTGGCTTCGTAGAGTCTGCCATGAGCTCAGTGAAGTAACTCCGTCATTAGGATAATAACTGGGTATCTCGATTCAGGATATACATGAAGATAGGAAGGGCATGCCTTCTAATACATTTTTAACTTCTTAATGATGAGTCTCTCCATTGAGTTTATGGCAAGCTATGTGTATCTTTCAGTCACACAGTAAATAGCAGGGcagaggtggccagggcaagtttTGCCTTATTCGAAATCAGCTTCCCAGCTTTTTATGCCCAAGTACGCACTTCACATTCgtaaaggggaaaagtggaaaaagaGAAGGTCCTGCCTTAGAAGCCCTTCTTCCAAACCACATGTGTTTCTGTTGCCTTAGTGTGAATCAAGGTACCAAGGTGCAACTTGAAACTAGAAACTGGATTGTCATCTAGAGTTGGTTGTTTGAGAATCTCATGAGAAATATTTTATGACCTAATTAGATTGGAGAAGCTGTTAGGTTATAATTGGTAGGTAGTAAAAAGCAAATAACCATTTagctcatgaaaaaaaaaaaaatacactgtgttagaaagggaaggaaggaggaggtgtATCTTAATATCAGTTAAGACAGTAGAAGAATGAAAAGTACAGTAAAAGCTTTTTCCACTGCTACTCTGAGGCTCCACACTGTTTCACATTTGGTGATAAAACATTGATGTTCTTGTATTAAAACAGCTAATGAAGATTGAAGTTCACTCTTTCTTCTATATGGGCAGTCTCTTTACTTCTGAGAAGATTCCGGTTCAAAAAGAAAATAGGTCTCAGCCAGAATCAAAGTCAGTATTAACTTACCAAGAAATCTGAAATCAGTCAAGACATTCAAAAACTACGAAAACTTTTGCAGTATTAACGGTTTTCTTGACAAATGGCATTTGAAGATATATCAAGCTAGaaaaagtttatcttttttttttcctcctttctttgaaGTTATGATGTCAAGGACACCATTCCTATTATGTCCGATTTCCTTTCTTTGACCACTGTTCCATCTGGCAAAGTCCAGTGAGAGAAACTGGCTGATACTGGAATTCTTCCGTTAGTGGACCCGTAGCCCCACCAGCTTGGGGGTATGCAATGAGTGCAGGCCTGAAGACGTTTTGTTCTGCCTTCTGCCCCAGGTTCCTAATGTGAGAGAGTAGACCCAGATGATGGAGGTGCTTCAGTGCGATGGCTGTGACTTCAGAGCCCCGTCTTATGAAGATCTCAAGGCGCACATCCAGGATGTCCACACGGCATTTCTGCAGCCAACGGACGTTGCTGAAGACAATGCGAATGAGTCACGATCTGGGTCCATGAATGCCAGTAACCAGACAGAGGTGGAGTTTTCATCTATAAAGGATGAATTTGCGATTGCAGAGGACTTAACAGGTAAATCTGTCCTAGGATCGACGCGTCTGGTGTATTTCACTACCCTCATCTATTTTGAGCCTATAGCtgtggttctttttttaaaattttttgacagGAAAGTAGGATTTACTGGTGGGCATGAGTAAGAAGGAGACAGCACCAAGACTGTCATGAGTGCAGAGCCTACCATTTGTCCAGAGGGCCACGATAAGGGGTGTATTTGACCACACAGCCATCTGGGATGAGCCACTTTTCTGCACCATATTTCCAGATTTGTCTGCAGGAAACTTAGTAAATCCCCACTTCCTGGAGGAGTGGCTCTTCTAGTGGCCCGGGAACTTGAACTTGGCCTTGTGGAGGGCCTCAATCACATACTGTTTGTTCTACAACTTGGTACGGATGGATATTATGACTTGGCCAATGTGAACCCTGGCCACTATGTCCTGGGGCTTTCTAAAGTCCCAGCACATACCCTGTCTGGAGCTTGGATTGGGGTTGGCATGCCAGTCAGGAATGTCCCCTGGAGGGGACTGTCTTCAGGTTCCTTAGAGCAACCTGTACAGGCAAAGGCTGTGTACCCTACTGAGGCAGCTGTAGCCATGGTTCTTGACATGCACAGCTCCTACAGAGTTTCTTGCTCCTTGtgagccatttttcttttttatttggctgcaccatgcaacTTGAGGGATCTTGATTCCCTGACTggagactgaacctgggccatggcagggAAAGTACAGGGTCCTAACCCCTGGAATCCCTCTTTGTGAGCCATGTTTGTGATTTGGGCATCATGTTTCTCTTGTTGAGTAGCCCAGGCAATAGTCCTTTCAGCTTCCTTatgtctcttctcttcctttcaatTTGGAGCATAAGGTAGTATCTTGGAAAGTTCTAGAATGAATATCACAGTTTGTGAAACTTGCACAGCTCTGTGGTGCATAGATAGCGATGAGGGGAGTCTTGCACCTGAAGCCGAGCACTATCTTCCATCCATGAGCGGCAACATGTGTATGTTCATTAACACTTTGTTACTACTCttcagggcctcatcttgagatgtTAGGCCTTTTGAATGTGATGTTTATTAATGAAGAATAATTGAAAAGCAAACTGGATTTGCATGATTGAGTTTCTTGATTtgcttttgctttgcttttctcttcccacTTACCTTATGCTTTCTCTTTAGGTCAAAATGCAGCCGCATTGGGGACTGGAAGTTACTATGGCCATAGTCCAGGATATTACAGTCAGCATATTGCCCCTAATCCCAAACCAACAAACAAGTTTTTTCAATGCAAGTTCTGTGTACGCTACTTCAGGTCAAAAAACCTCCTCATTGAACACACTAGGAAGGTCCACGGAGCTCAAGCTGAAGGGAGTTCAGCCGGACCCCCTGTTCCAGGATCCTTAAATTATAATATCATGATGCATGAGGGATTTGGAAAGGTCTTCTCTTGCCAGTTTTGCACATACAAGTCACCAAGGAGGGCAAGAATAATTAAGCATCAGAAGATGTATCACAAAAACAATTTGAAGGAGACCACTGCTCCCCCCCCTTCCCCTGCTCCAATGCCAGACCCAGTGGTCCCACCCATGTCCCTGCAGGACCCCTGCAAGGAACTGCCAGCAGAGGTTGTGGAGCGCAGCATCTTAGAATCCATGGTCAAGCCACTGACCAAGTCTCGAGGCAACTTTTGCTGTGAGTGGTGTAGCTATCAGACCCCCCGCCGAGAACGCTGGTGTGACCACATGATGAAGAAGCACCGCAGCATGGTCAAGATCCTGTCCAGTCTCAGGCAGCAGCAAGAAGGGACAAATGTGCCTGAGGCGCAGAACAAGAACGACCTCAGCCCCAATTCTAACTCCACCTATCTGTCCATGAATGCTGCCAGCCGGGAGTTACCCAACACTAATGTCTCCAACTTCAGGGGCTCCATCGGCAACTCCATCATGAGACCCAATTCTTCTTCCACTTCCAAGTTTTCACCCATGTCTTACCCTCAGATGAAGCCGAAGTCACCTCACAATTCTGGCCTCGTTAACTTGGCGGAGAGATCCCGTTACGGAATGCCCGACATGACCAATTCTTCTGCTGACCTGGACACTAACAGCATGCTGAATGACTCTAGTTCTGATGAAGAGTTAAATGAAATAGACAGTGAAAATGGCTTAAATGCTATGGATCACCAGACAGTAGGCATGTCTGCAGAGCAGCTGATGGGCTCAGAGGGCAACAAATTATTGGAGACCAAGGGGATCCCGTTTAGAAGATTCATGAATAGGTTCCAGTGCCCCTTTTGTCCTTTCCTCACCATGCATCGACGTAGTATTTCCCGTCACATAGAAAACATCCACTTATCTGGAAAGACAGCCGTCTACAAATGTGATGAATGTCCGTTTACTTGCAAGAGCTCATTAAAACTTGGGGCTCACAAACAGTGTCACACGGGTACCACATCAGATTGGGATGCTGTGAATTCCCAGAGTGAAGGCATTTCCTCCTCACTGAATGAAGGTGTCGTGTCTTATGAGAGCTCAAGCATCAATGGCAGAAAGTCGGGGGTCCTGTTGGATCCCTTGCAGCAGCAAcagccgcccccgccgccgccgccgccgccgccaccacctCCATCACAGCCGCAACCGCCGCAGCTACAGTCGTCCCATCAGGTGCCGCCCCAGCCCCAGCTGCCCCTGCCGCCTCCCCCGACACCTGCGCAAGCCCCACCCCTGCACCCCTACAAGTGCACCATGTGTAATTACTCCACCACGACTCTGAAAGGGCTGCGAGTTCATCAGCAGCACAAACACTCTTTCTGCGACAACTTGCCAAAATTCGAGGGGCAGACCTCAAGCCTGCCATTGGACAGCGAGACAGACAGCCacccctcttccagcaacactgTGAAGAAAAGTCAGACCTCAATTCTTGGGTTGTCCTCCAAGAACAATTTTGTCGCCAAGGCCTCTAGGAAGCTCGCTAATGACTTTCCACTTGACTTATCGCCCGTGAAGAAGAGGACCAGGATTGACGAGATAGCAAGCAACCTGCAGAGcaaaataaaccaaacaaaacagCAAGAAGATGCGGTGATCAACGTGGAAGATgacgaggaggaagaggaggacaatGAAGTGGAGATCGAGGTGGAGCTGGACAGGGAGGAAGAGCCGCCGGAGCCCGTCCTGGAGGTGCCCACGCCCTTCTCTGCCCAGCACATCTGGGCTAGAGATGCCCCTGAGCCCCCGAAGGAGCCCAACTTCAGAACTGTTGCCCATGATTATAATGCCACCAATGGGGCTGAAATAGAGCTCACCCTTTCTGAAGATGAAGAGGATTATTATGGCTCCTCCACCAACATGAAAGATCACCAGGTTTCCAATACTACTCTGCTCAACACCCAGACTCCTATCTACGCAACTGAGCACAATAATGAAAATACCGACTTTAGTGACTCGGGAAGGCTTTATTATTGCAAACACTGTGACTTTAACAACAAATCTGCCCGGAGTGTCAGCACCCACTACCAGCGCATGCACCCGTATATTAAGTTCAGCTTCAGGTACATCTTGGACCCCAACGATCACAGTGCAGTGTACCGGTGCCTGGAATGCTACATCGATTACACCAACTTTGAAGACCTGCAGCAGCATTACGGCGAACACCACCCAGAAGCCATGAATGTCCTCAACTTTGACCACTCGGACCTGATTTACCGGTGTCGGTTTTGTTCCTACACAAGCCCGAACGTCCGAAGCCTGATGCCACATTACCAAAGAATGCATCCCACCGTGAAGATTAACAATGCCATGATATTTTCGAGCTACGTGGTGGAGCAGCAGGAGGGGCTAGGCACAGAATCCCAGACGCTGCGAGAGATCCTGAATTCGGCTCCGAAGAACATGGCCACGTCCACTCCCATGGCCCGTGGTGGCGGTATGCCAGCTCCGTTCCCCAAAAACACTCCTTCCAAGACCTTTCCTCCAGAATGTGAAAATCAGAAGGACCCCTCGGTCAACACCGTTGTCGTGTACGACTGTGACGTTTGCTCCTTCGCGAGCCCCAACATGCACTCTGTGTTGGTTCATTATCAGAAGAAACACCCAGAAGAAAAGGCTTCCTACTTTAGGATCCAGAAAACCATGCGAATGGTGTCTGTGGACAGGGGCTCTGCCCTTTCTCAGTTATCATTTGAGGTGGGTGCTCCAATGTCTCCCAAAATGTCCACCATGggttccccaccccccccacaacCCCCGCCACCAGACCTCAGTACTGAGCTTTACTACTGCAAACACTGTTCCTACAGCAATCGGTCAGTTGTGGGAGTCCTTGTCCACTACCAGAAAAGACACCCAGAAATAAAGGTTACTGCCAAATATATCAGACAGGCTCCTCCCACATCTGCAATGATGAGAGGGCCGGAGGGGCCCCATGGCTCCCCCCGGCCACCCGCCCCTATGCAACAGCTCAACCGGAGCAGCTCCGAGAGAGATGGCCCTCCCATGGAGAATGAGATGTTTTTTTGCCAGCACTGTGATTATGGGAACCGGACGGTCAAAGGGGTCCTCATTCATTATCAGAAGAAGCACCGAGACTTCAAGGCCAACGCGGACGTGATCCGGCAGCACACAGCCACCATCCGAAGCCTCTGCGACCGCAACCAGAAGAAGCCTGCCAGCTGCATGCTGGTCTCCCCCTCGGGTGTGGAGCGGGACAAAACAAAACTGCGAGCGCTCAAGTGTAGGCAGTGCTCATATACCTCCCCCTACTTTTATGCCCTGAGGAAGCATATCAAGAAAGACCACCCTGCCCTGAAGGCCACGGTCACGTCCATCATGCGATGGGCATTTCTAGATGGCTTGATAGAAGCTGGCTACCACTGCGAGTGGTGCATCTATTCCCACACAGAGCCAAGTGGTTTGCTCCTGCATTACCAAAGGAGGCACCCCGAGCATTACGTGGATTATACCTACATGGCCACCAAGCTCTGGGCGGGGCCAGACCCGTCCCCTCCCTCTCTCACTATGCCAGCTGAAGCCAAAACATACAGATGCAGAGACTGTGTTTTCGAAGCCCTCTCCATCTGGGACATCACCAATCACTACCAAGCATTCCACCCTTGGGCCATGAACGGAGATGAGTCGGTGCTGCTGGATATCATCAAGGAGAAAGATgccgtggagaatcccatgtctTCCTCTGAAGACCTGGTGGGCACTGTGAGTTGTGAAAACAGTATGCCCGGCCCACTCGCCGAGCAGGAAGCCGAATGCCCCGAGGATGCCAGGCTGTCCCCTGAGAAGACCATCCAGCTTGCCTCAGCTAACCCCGCCATCTCCTCCACCCCATACCAGTGTACAGTGTGCCAGTCTGAATATAACAACCTGCACGGCCTTCTGACCCACTATGGGAAGAAGCACCCAGGCATGAAGGTGAAGGCTGCCGACTTTGCCCAGGACATCGATATCAACCCCGGTGCTGTCTACAAATGCAGGCACTGCCCTTATATCAACACCCGCATCCACGGGGTCCTGACCCACTACCAGAAGCGACATCCGTCCATCAAGGTGACCGCAGAGGACTTCGTGCACGACGTGGAGCAGTCCACTGACATAGCCCAGAACGACGTAGAGGAGACGAGCAGGATCTTCAAGCAAGGGTACGGCGCCTATCGCTGCAAACTGTGTCCCTACACACATGGCACTTTGGAAAAACTCAAAATCCACTATGAGAAGTACCACAACCAGCCGGAATTCGATGTCTTTTCCCAGTCGCCCCCAAAGCTGCCCATGTCCCTTGAGCCCGAGATAACCACTGAAGTGAGCCCCTCCCAGGTCTCGGTGACGGAGGACGAGGTGGGAGAGGAGCCTGTGTCCACGTCTCACTTCGCTACCTCGCACCTCGTGTCCCACACTGTGTTCCGGTGCCAGCTGTGCAAGTACTTCTGCTCCACGCGGAAGGGCATCGCCCGGCACTACCGCATCAAGCACAACAACGTGCGTGCCCAGCCCGAGGGCAAGAACAACCTCTTCAAGTGCGCCCTGTGTGCCTACACGAACCCCATCCGCAAAGGGCTGGCTGCCCACTACCAGAAGCGCCACGACATCGACGCCTACTACACCCATTGCCTGGCGGCCTCCAGAACCATCAGTGACAAGCCCAACAAGGTGATCATCCCGTCGCCGCCCAAGGATGACTCCCCGCCACTCAGCGAAGAGCTGCGGCGCGCCGTGGAGAAGAAGAAGTGCTCCCTGTGCGCCTTCCAGTCCTTCAGCAAGAAGGGCATCGTGTCCCATTACATGAAGCGCCACCCGGGGGTCTTTCCCAAGAAGCAGCACGCCAGCAAGCTAGGAGGCTACTTCACCGCGGTCTACGCCGACGAGCACGAGAAGCCGATGCTGATGGAAGATTCGGAAGAGAGAGGTGGCTTCGAGAAAGCCGAGGTGGAGGGAACCGAAGGGCAGGACATCGAGTGGCTCCCGTTCCGCTGCATCAAGTGCTTCAAGCTGTCCTTCAGCACGGCCGAGCTGCTGAGCATGCACTACACGGACCACCATAGCCGGGACCTCAAGAGGGACTTCGTCATCCTGGGCGGCGGCCCCCGGCTGCAGGGCTCCGCCTACCAGTGCAAGCACTGCGAGAGCAGACTGCAGAGCACCGCCGAGCTGACCTCGCACTTGAACATTCACAATGAGGAATTCCAGAAGCGTGCCAAACGTCAGGAGAGGAGGAAACAGCTTTTGAGCAAGCAGAAATATGCAGATGGTGCTTTTGCAGATTTCAAACAAGAGAGGGTAAGGATATGTTTTGATTTCCCTTCCCCCAGGAGGCCTCTCATCACTGGTGCCCACATGCACTTCTTCGCTGCCAGCCAAACCGCTCCGGGCTTCCTAGTGACTTAGCTTGCCAGAGAGCTCAATAAGTCAATTAAACATTTCGAGCTTGATTATCTCCCCCATTCTCTGCTCACCCTTCTCCACGGCCCCGGTCCCCCTCCCTGTGGTCCCTCCCAAGGCTCCCCAAGGGAGGGTCGGGTGGTTTTCCTGTATTATCCGAGGCCTAGTTCACAACAACCGCTCGCTCTCTTAACCAAGGCAGTTGTGGGCCATCTCTCGTGTCCTTAGTGCTTCTCAGCCATGCCTTGGTTTGCAGTGTCGGCTCCACGAACCAGACATCTCCAGGagtagatttttgtttttc is part of the Bubalus kerabau isolate K-KA32 ecotype Philippines breed swamp buffalo chromosome 4, PCC_UOA_SB_1v2, whole genome shotgun sequence genome and harbors:
- the ZNF462 gene encoding zinc finger protein 462 isoform X1, translated to MMEVLQCDGCDFRAPSYEDLKAHIQDVHTAFLQPTDVAEDNANESRSGSMNASNQTEVEFSSIKDEFAIAEDLTGQNAAALGTGSYYGHSPGYYSQHIAPNPKPTNKFFQCKFCVRYFRSKNLLIEHTRKVHGAQAEGSSAGPPVPGSLNYNIMMHEGFGKVFSCQFCTYKSPRRARIIKHQKMYHKNNLKETTAPPPSPAPMPDPVVPPMSLQDPCKELPAEVVERSILESMVKPLTKSRGNFCCEWCSYQTPRRERWCDHMMKKHRSMVKILSSLRQQQEGTNVPEAQNKNDLSPNSNSTYLSMNAASRELPNTNVSNFRGSIGNSIMRPNSSSTSKFSPMSYPQMKPKSPHNSGLVNLAERSRYGMPDMTNSSADLDTNSMLNDSSSDEELNEIDSENGLNAMDHQTVGMSAEQLMGSEGNKLLETKGIPFRRFMNRFQCPFCPFLTMHRRSISRHIENIHLSGKTAVYKCDECPFTCKSSLKLGAHKQCHTGTTSDWDAVNSQSEGISSSLNEGVVSYESSSINGRKSGVLLDPLQQQQPPPPPPPPPPPPPSQPQPPQLQSSHQVPPQPQLPLPPPPTPAQAPPLHPYKCTMCNYSTTTLKGLRVHQQHKHSFCDNLPKFEGQTSSLPLDSETDSHPSSSNTVKKSQTSILGLSSKNNFVAKASRKLANDFPLDLSPVKKRTRIDEIASNLQSKINQTKQQEDAVINVEDDEEEEEDNEVEIEVELDREEEPPEPVLEVPTPFSAQHIWARDAPEPPKEPNFRTVAHDYNATNGAEIELTLSEDEEDYYGSSTNMKDHQVSNTTLLNTQTPIYATEHNNENTDFSDSGRLYYCKHCDFNNKSARSVSTHYQRMHPYIKFSFRYILDPNDHSAVYRCLECYIDYTNFEDLQQHYGEHHPEAMNVLNFDHSDLIYRCRFCSYTSPNVRSLMPHYQRMHPTVKINNAMIFSSYVVEQQEGLGTESQTLREILNSAPKNMATSTPMARGGGMPAPFPKNTPSKTFPPECENQKDPSVNTVVVYDCDVCSFASPNMHSVLVHYQKKHPEEKASYFRIQKTMRMVSVDRGSALSQLSFEVGAPMSPKMSTMGSPPPPQPPPPDLSTELYYCKHCSYSNRSVVGVLVHYQKRHPEIKVTAKYIRQAPPTSAMMRGPEGPHGSPRPPAPMQQLNRSSSERDGPPMENEMFFCQHCDYGNRTVKGVLIHYQKKHRDFKANADVIRQHTATIRSLCDRNQKKPASCMLVSPSGVERDKTKLRALKCRQCSYTSPYFYALRKHIKKDHPALKATVTSIMRWAFLDGLIEAGYHCEWCIYSHTEPSGLLLHYQRRHPEHYVDYTYMATKLWAGPDPSPPSLTMPAEAKTYRCRDCVFEALSIWDITNHYQAFHPWAMNGDESVLLDIIKEKDAVENPMSSSEDLVGTVSCENSMPGPLAEQEAECPEDARLSPEKTIQLASANPAISSTPYQCTVCQSEYNNLHGLLTHYGKKHPGMKVKAADFAQDIDINPGAVYKCRHCPYINTRIHGVLTHYQKRHPSIKVTAEDFVHDVEQSTDIAQNDVEETSRIFKQGYGAYRCKLCPYTHGTLEKLKIHYEKYHNQPEFDVFSQSPPKLPMSLEPEITTEVSPSQVSVTEDEVGEEPVSTSHFATSHLVSHTVFRCQLCKYFCSTRKGIARHYRIKHNNVRAQPEGKNNLFKCALCAYTNPIRKGLAAHYQKRHDIDAYYTHCLAASRTISDKPNKVIIPSPPKDDSPPLSEELRRAVEKKKCSLCAFQSFSKKGIVSHYMKRHPGVFPKKQHASKLGGYFTAVYADEHEKPMLMEDSEERGGFEKAEVEGTEGQDIEWLPFRCIKCFKLSFSTAELLSMHYTDHHSRDLKRDFVILGGGPRLQGSAYQCKHCESRLQSTAELTSHLNIHNEEFQKRAKRQERRKQLLSKQKYADGAFADFKQERPFGHLEEVPKIKERKVVGYKCKFCVEVHPTLRAICNHLRKHVQYGSVPAVSAAVKGLRSHERSHLALAMFTREDKYSCQYCSFVSAFRHNLDRHMQTHHGHHKPFRCKLCSFKSSYNSRLKTHVLKAHAGEHAYKCSWCSFSTMTISQLKEHSLKVHGKALTLPRPRIVSLLSSHAHHSSQKATPAEEVEDSNDSSYSEPPDVQQQLNHYQSAALARNNSRVSPVPLSGAAGGAEQKTEAILHCEFCEFSSGYIQSIRRHYRDKHGGKKLFKCKDCSFYTGFKSAFTMHVEAGHSAVPEEGPKDLRCPLCLYHTKYKRNMIDHIVLHREERVVPIEVCRSKLSKYLQGVVFRCDKCTFTCSSDESLQQHIEKHNELKPYKCQLCYYETKHTEELDSHLRDEHKVSRNFELVGRVNLDQLEQMKEKMESSSSDDEDKEEEMNSKADDRDLLRFSDHGAAINTEKRFPCEFCGRAFSQGSEWERHVLRHGMALNDTKQVSREEIHLKGNMEDSIKMPSIEEKEDDETIGIDFSLKDEPVAICVVAADKSLLENAEAKKE
- the ZNF462 gene encoding zinc finger protein 462 isoform X2 encodes the protein MMEVLQCDGCDFRAPSYEDLKAHIQDVHTAFLQPTDVAEDNANESRSGSMNASNQTEVEFSSIKDEFAIAEDLTGQNAAALGTGSYYGHSPGYYSQHIAPNPKPTNKFFQCKFCVRYFRSKNLLIEHTRKVHGAQAEGSSAGPPVPGSLNYNIMMHEGFGKVFSCQFCTYKSPRRARIIKHQKMYHKNNLKETTAPPPSPAPMPDPVVPPMSLQDPCKELPAEVVERSILESMVKPLTKSRGNFCCEWCSYQTPRRERWCDHMMKKHRSMVKILSSLRQQQEGTNVPEAQNKNDLSPNSNSTYLSMNAASRELPNTNVSNFRGSIGNSIMRPNSSSTSKFSPMSYPQMKPKSPHNSGLVNLAERSRYGMPDMTNSSADLDTNSMLNDSSSDEELNEIDSENGLNAMDHQTVGMSAEQLMGSEGNKLLETKGIPFRRFMNRFQCPFCPFLTMHRRSISRHIENIHLSGKTAVYKCDECPFTCKSSLKLGAHKQCHTGTTSDWDAVNSQSEGISSSLNEGVVSYESSSINGRKSGVLLDPLQQQQPPPPPPPPPPPPPSQPQPPQLQSSHQVPPQPQLPLPPPPTPAQAPPLHPYKCTMCNYSTTTLKGLRVHQQHKHSFCDNLPKFEGQTSSLPLDSETDSHPSSSNTVKKSQTSILGLSSKNNFVAKASRKLANDFPLDLSPVKKRTRIDEIASNLQSKINQTKQQEDAVINVEDDEEEEEDNEVEIEVELDREEEPPEPVLEVPTPFSAQHIWARDAPEPPKEPNFRTVAHDYNATNGAEIELTLSEDEEDYYGSSTNMKDHQVSNTTLLNTQTPIYATEHNNENTDFSDSGRLYYCKHCDFNNKSARSVSTHYQRMHPYIKFSFRYILDPNDHSAVYRCLECYIDYTNFEDLQQHYGEHHPEAMNVLNFDHSDLIYRCRFCSYTSPNVRSLMPHYQRMHPTVKINNAMIFSSYVVEQQEGLGTESQTLREILNSAPKNMATSTPMARGGGMPAPFPKNTPSKTFPPECENQKDPSVNTVVVYDCDVCSFASPNMHSVLVHYQKKHPEEKASYFRIQKTMRMVSVDRGSALSQLSFEPFGHLEEVPKIKERKVVGYKCKFCVEVHPTLRAICNHLRKHVQYGSVPAVSAAVKGLRSHERSHLALAMFTREDKYSCQYCSFVSAFRHNLDRHMQTHHGHHKPFRCKLCSFKSSYNSRLKTHVLKAHAGEHAYKCSWCSFSTMTISQLKEHSLKVHGKALTLPRPRIVSLLSSHAHHSSQKATPAEEVEDSNDSSYSEPPDVQQQLNHYQSAALARNNSRVSPVPLSGAAGGAEQKTEAILHCEFCEFSSGYIQSIRRHYRDKHGGKKLFKCKDCSFYTGFKSAFTMHVEAGHSAVPEEGPKDLRCPLCLYHTKYKRNMIDHIVLHREERVVPIEVCRSKLSKYLQGVVFRCDKCTFTCSSDESLQQHIEKHNELKPYKCQLCYYETKHTEELDSHLRDEHKVSRNFELVGRVNLDQLEQMKEKMESSSSDDEDKEEEMNSKADDRDLLRFSDHGAAINTEKRFPCEFCGRAFSQGSEWERHVLRHGMALNDTKQVSREEIHLKGNMEDSIKMPSIEEKEDDETIGIDFSLKDEPVAICVVAADKSLLENAEAKKE